The Xenopus laevis strain J_2021 chromosome 5L, Xenopus_laevis_v10.1, whole genome shotgun sequence genome has a segment encoding these proteins:
- the cd93.L gene encoding complement component C1q receptor: MAPFLHFICVFSLAFMHGAHASVQDEVLCVSKTCYTVHLEKNSFSEAKDKCFGDGGNLVTIKNKEEAKHVNSLLSKLTSGAPDHRALKLWIGLQLKRCTEDLSTLNGFAWVTGQDKSQFSNWKQKPKMTCASNRCVTMALNPSSPDHSKWSDGKCTGQADGYLCEFHFIGMCKRMALAGPGDVHYQTPFGVISSSLELVPHGSMALVSCKQGLLQDASLLCRQLEDDENVFYWNQSPAGSRSPLCASPEIGCKYNNGGCEQECIEDSSVSIRCDCKGGYVLAPDSLSCVLPQYCRPNPCEYQCKNQLNGFQCTCPEGFVLHENKVNCTDVDECLVQPCSQSCANTLGSFQCSCQKGFKAQGEKCTDIDECIDSPCAQDCLNTHGSYHCSCKEGYVKGADEISCLDVDECNSSPCEVLCHNIPGGFTCSCLKGFHLASNGISCSPDSQSENPTDNDTDGGVIVSSVPKGEPRPTQSPLPSHHLTDSPGTRVSNDTNDGTAATSVSLEGDQSPGNSSVDLIKGHTMGEQRLIILVSTACACGALLVLAVIVGVLYHRNKQSQETKEETPKATDNNGWAPEQSQYRAVSIQYR; the protein is encoded by the coding sequence ATGGCTCCATTTCTCCATTTCATTTGTGTCTTCTCCTTAGCTTTTATGCATGGGGCTCACGCAAGTGTACAGGATGAAGTGCTATGCGTCAGCAAGACCTGCTATACAGTCCACTTGGAGAAGAACAGTTTTTCAGAGGCAAAGGACAAATGTTTTGGGGATGGAGGAAACCTGGTGACCATAAAGAACAAAGAGGAAGCCAAACACGTTAACAGTTTACTTTCAAAACTGACCAGCGGAGCTCCAGATCACAGGGCATTAAAGCTTTGGATTGGCCTCCAGCTGAAGAGATGCACTGAAGATCTGAGCACACTGAATGGATTTGCTTGGGTTACAGGGCAAGACAAAAGCCAATTCTCCAACTGGAAACAGAAGCCTAAAATGACTTGTGCCTCCAATAGATGTGTGACTATGGCATTGAACCCCTCATCACCAGATCATTCAAAATGGTCAGATGGAAAGTGCACTGGCCAAGCAGATGGGTATCTCTGTGAATTCCATTTTATAGGCATGTGCAAGAGGATGGCGTTGGCAGGCCCAGGGGACGTGCATTACCAAACCCCATTTGGTGTTATAAGCAGCTCATTGGAACTGGTACCCCATGGCTCCATGGCTTTGGTGAGTTGCAAACAAGGTTTACTGCAAGATGCGAGTCTGTTGTGTAGACAACTGGAGGATGATGAGAATGTCTTCTACTGGAACCAAAGCCCAGCAGGATCAAGATCACCCTTGTGTGCCTCCCCAGAGATTGGCTGTAAATATAACAATGGCGGTTGTGAACAGGAATGTATTGAGGACTCCTCAGTTTCTATCAGATGCGACTGCAAAGGGGGCTACGTGCTGGCACCGGATTCACTCTCCTGTGTTTTACCACAATACTGCCGGCCCAATCCTTGTGAATACCAGTGCAAAAACCAACTCAATGGCTTCCAGTGCACTTGCCCTGAGGGCTTTGTACTACATGAGAACAAAGTCAATTGCACTGATGTGGATGAATGTCTGGTGCAGCCTTGTAGCCAGTCCTGTGCCAACACCCTCGGAAGCTTCCAGTGTTCTTGCCAGAAAGGCTTCAAGGCACAGGGAGAAAAGTGCACAGACATTGATGAATGTATTGACTCCCCTTGTGCCCAGGATTGTCTTAATACTCACGGCTCCTACCACTGCTCCTGTAAGGAAGGATATGTTAAGGGGGCAGATGAGATTTCTTGTTTGGATGTGGATGAGTGTAATTCTTCCCCGTGTGAGGTTTTGTGTCATAACATCCCCGGAGGCTTCACGTGTTCTTGCCTAAAGGGCTTCCACTTGGCATCTAATGGCATCTCTTGCAGCCCAGACTCACAGAGTGAAAATCCTACTGATAATGACACTGACGGGGGAGTAATTGTAAGCAGTGTGCCCAAGGGAGAACCCCGCCCCACTCAAAGTCCACTGCCCTCCCACCATTTAACAGATTCCCCGGGCACAAGGGTCTCTAATGACACTAATGATGGCACGGCTGCCACTTCTGTGTCCCTCGAGGGCGACCAATCGCCGGGCAACAGCTCCGTGGATCTTATCAAGGGCCACACAATGGGGGAGCAAAGGCTGATTATTCTGGTGAGCACAGCTTGTGCCTGTGGAGCTTTGCTGGTCCTGGCTGTGATTGTCGGAGTTTTGTATCACAGAAATAAACAATCTCAGGAGACAAAAGAGGAAACCCCCAAAGCAACAGATAATAACGGTTGGGCCCCCGAGCAGTCCCAATACAGAGCCGTCAGCATTCAATACAGGTGA